A portion of the Glandiceps talaboti chromosome 13, keGlaTala1.1, whole genome shotgun sequence genome contains these proteins:
- the LOC144444644 gene encoding uncharacterized protein LOC144444644, translated as MSVPDSYRHLSPQELSGYDVERTKTLYKQGSEDGKLPGNRIQIPLLGDCRAGKTSLRKNLMNEKFLSGEEKTKGIDIQQTTVDNTWCMLKNKPNYFKNGLLWYIAINLSKERDDRERQHRGWRDICATFFSYVVMFLIASLCRLFYFFLPLTCKVAITIILCTLGLSLVVDRLSAYRYGGGFVLYILSLDAILRALAKFDMCKSTDIMDCPQLSFFLCIIIVYFFLGITLATGFRTGMAIAFSLMLIPMPEADVMTNWFESLTSDIRGHILEQGAISFGGFTGGLLFIFLMKVKPLTMSSRMHYLFELFAPILWLVLFYSVPSLSYLMRHEIFRTRERRLFCTGFLSAFAILTGLPFGRLIHSKLDASQLKSLPLIICFGLFCASCCDMDFPRVKDPHISSIIAVLVAILLVTVEVFRKRFYNNPAYVDEITSNLVQCRALDRKSLPMTLNFWDFGGDEFYYCSHHAFIANEAMFLLVFDMRRFMNVHNRDKELKRLVFWLHSINTNATNPSSLVFLVGTHRRFVAKEEQREIARYLKSKLYDSKSLYCNRLVINEQDNTPLFVVENSKGTDKSGVKNLRRMILKYSTEADFMKKEFPIRWRCFIDCVNKGFSKPNPFNVFTKYFWNNCTQKSKSVTPFIDAFNKARINCGIEDEEDMKAMLVFYHQRGDLIYVANDPCLSEYVIINPKVLIDAMSAIINIPEEKYRHPKMADKWNELKSNGIIHHDLLVSLLQAILGDDNDVKVIVKLLQLYDFICTCPIGEIDEAPPESCDTANEYMVPSMTPTCEKPEGLGPVKPYNVFYFDFGYFRPDAIFCRLMSRCIQKAHHYQVYANAGQFSKDGQYSCRLEVEANLPEQNLIKVVIKTVRGTNPFTVLGMLNKYVADITKRDSPNSKYKCGVLCQMPVSSTAVLHEGCPNRKMHHILPLASPSMNIKFPDECIGGEVVKHCNGEEQVINLTEPNWGSSKRLVKAVQPTQESNFREQNPKRRR; from the exons ATGTCTGTCCCAGATTCCTACCGCCATCTGAGTCCCCAAGAACTGTCTGGTTATGATGTTGAAAGGACCAAGACACTCTATAAACAAGGAAGTGAAGATGGCAAACTACCAGGTAATCGTATCCAGATCCCGCTACTTGGAGACTGCAGAGCAGGCAAAACCAGTTTGCGAAAGAACTTGATGAATGAAAAATTTCTTTCAGGCGAAGAAAAAACAAAGGGCATAGACATTCAACAAACTACAGTGGATAACACATGGTGCATGCTCAAGAATAAACCTAACTACTTCAAGAATGGGTTATTATGGTATATTGCAATAAACCTGTCAAAAGAGCGAGACGACAGAGAGAGACAGCATAGGGGGTGGAGAGATATTTGTGCAACCTTCTTTTCGTATGTTGTGATGTTCCTAATTGCATCTCTGTGTAGATTATTCTACTTTTTCCTACCTCTGACATGCAAAGTAGCCATAACAATTATACTGTGTACACTAGGTCTCTCTTTGGTTGTAGACCGACTTTCTGCTTACCGATATGGGGGTGGCTTTGTCTTATACATATTGTCACTTGATGCTATTTTAAGGGCCCTGGCTAAATTTGACATGTGCAAAAGTACTGACATCATGGACTGTCCCCAGTTATCATTCTTTCTCtgtattattattgtttatttcttcctaggTATAACACTTGCAACAGGATTTCGCACAGGTATGGCAATTGCTTTCAGCTTGATGCTTATACCAATGCCCGAGGCTGATGTCATGACCAATTGGTTTGAGAGTCTTACATCGGACATTCGTGGGCATATCCTTGAACAAGGTGCCATTAGTTTTGGTGGTTTCACAGGGGGTTTACTTTTCATCTTTCTAATGAAAGTAAAACCTTTAACTATGTCTTCCCGTATGCATTATTTGTTTGAATTGTTCGCCCCGATATTATGGCTTGTCTTATTCTACTCAGTCCCTTCACTTTCTTACCTGATGAGACATGAAATATTTCGTACTCGGGAAAGAAGACTTTTTTGCACCGGGTTTCTCTCGGCATTTGCGATACTGACTGGGCTTCCATTTGGAAGATTGATTCATTCGAAACTTGATGCAAGTCAACTGAAATCCTTACCATTGATTATCtgttttggtttattttgtgcTAGTTGTTGTGACATGGACTTTCCACGTGTGAAAGACCCACATATTTCTTCAATTATTGCCGTCCTCGTCGCTATCCTTTTAGTGACAGTAGAAGTGTTCCGAAAACGGTTTTATAACAACCCTGCATATGTTGATGAAATAACCTCAAATCTGGTACAATGTCGAGCACTGGACCGAAAATCACTTCCAATGACTTTGAATTTTTGGGATTTCGGTGGAGACGAGTTTTACTATTGTTCCCATCATGCATTCATAGCCAATGAGGCTATGTTTCTGTTAGTATTTGATATGAGAAGATTCATGAACGTACACAACAGGGATAAAGAACTTAAACGACTTGTCTTTTGGCTACattcaataaatacaaatgCTACCAATCCTTCTTCTCTCGTCTTCCTGGTTGGAACCCATAGACGATTTGTCGCAAAGGAGGAACAAAGAGAAATTGCCCGATACCTCAAATCAAAGCTGTATGATTCAAAGTCCTTGTACTGCAATCGTCTTGTAATTAACGAGCAAGATAATACACCCTTATTTGTGGTGGAAAACTCGAAAGGCACTGATAAAAGTGGAGTAAAGAACCTGCGACGTATGATATTGAAATACTCAACAGAAGCTGACTTCATGAAGAAAGAATTCCCAATAAGGTGGCGATGTTTCATTGATTGTGTTAACAAGGGCTTTTCTAAACCTAACCCTTTCAACGTATTCACTAAGTACTTCTGGAACAATTGCACTCAAAAATCTAAAAGTGTAACCCCCTTTATTGATGCGTTCAATAAAGCAAGGATCAATTGTGGAATTGAAGACGAGGAGGATATGAAGGCGATGTTAGTATTTTACCATCAGAGGGGTGACCTCATATATGTTGCAAATGACCCATGCCTATCAGAGTATGTTATTATCAACCCAAAAGTGCTGATAGATGCCATGTCAGCTATTATCAACATACCCGAAGAAAAGTACAGGCACCCAAAGATGGCAGACAAATGGAATGAACTAAAATCAAACGGAATCATCCATCATGATCTCCTGGTGTCCTTGTTACAGGCAATTTTAGGAGACGACAATGATGTCAAAGTTATCGTCAAATTACTTCAGTTATATGACTTCATCTGTACATGTCCAATTGGTGAAATAGATGAAGCACCACCTGAAAGTTGCGATACCGCTAATGAGTATATGGTACCATCCATGACGCCTACTTGTGAAAAACCCGAAGGACTGGGTCCTGTGAAGCcttacaatgtattttatttcgACTTCGGTTACTTTAGACCGGATGCAATATTCTGCAGGTTAATGTCGAGATGTATTCAAAAAGCTCACCATTACCAGGTATATGCAAATGCAGGACAATTCAGTAAAGATGGCCAGTATTCATGTAGACTTGAAGTTGAGGCTAATTTGCCAGAGCAGAATCTCATCAAAGTTGTCATAAAGACTGTTCGAGGCACAAATCCGTTTACAGTTCTCGGCATGCTGAACAAGTACGTCGCAGACATTACAAAACGAGACTCTCCTAATTCCAAGTATAAATGTGGAGTTCTTTGTCAGATGCCTGTATCTAGTACAGCAGTTCTCCATGAAGGATGTCCTAATCGGAAAATGCATCACATCCTACCTCTTGCATCACCATCAATGAATATCAAATTCCCGGATGAATGTATTGGTGGTGAAGTTGTAAAACATTGCAATGGTGAAGAACAGGTTATAAATCTCACAGAACCAAACTGGGGATCATCCAAACGCCTG GTTAAAGCGGTTCAACCAACACAGGAATCCAATTTCAGAGAGCAAAATCCGAAACGCAG AAGGTGA